A region of the Azospirillum sp. B510 genome:
ACTTGTTCGATCTCGCCGGGCTAGCGCTCGCGCATGCCTTGGATGGGCGCGAGCATCGGCGGTACCATGCGACGGTGGAGAAGGTGGGGGCGCCCGACGAATATCGGCGACGCGCGGTTCTGCGCCAGGACGAGGCGCCCGTGATGACGTGGGAACTGACCGGTGCCAGCGATATCGTTGGTCCTGCCCCCTATGCCGGCCACTCGACCGACCGCGGCTTTCGCGAATGGAGCGAGTCCATGGAACTGAGGGAAGCCGAGAGGGCGTTCGTCCTGCGCCGTGCCGTCTTCGTCTCGGGTGGACGAACCATCGTATACGATGGTTCCTTGACAGCTGCCGATGTGGAGGTCGCAGCAGTTTGTCACGCATACCAGCCAACGCAACGACCACTTGGCATCCGCTACGGCACGCATATCGTTCCGCACGATGCCGGACCCGAAGGCATGCTCTCGCAGGTGAACACCAAGCCTTGAAACCAAGCTGGGGCGCTGTCCGGCTCGCGGAACGGGAACATCCATGCCATATGGCGAGCTTCGATCACTCCTGTCAGGCATGCGTGCCTGTGCCAAACCTGTTATCCGCGCTGATCATGCGGATGCAAACGGCAATCTACGGAGCATCGCTGTCGGCCGGCTTCACCCTATTTGAATCCTATCTGAGCGATGGCGGCTATGACAACGCATCCTATCGAGTATCCCAAGACTATTGAGGGTTGGGAGGGCTTTTCCATAGAAGCCGATTCGGATTTGGTGGTGGAGCGCGGCGCAATCGACCACTGGCTCGAGGCGGTTCGAGACGCAAATCCGATATATTGGCACGATGCGGTGGCCTCGGAAATCGCCGGTGGCATCGTCGCCCCGCCGCCGATGGCGCTGGCATTCACCACGAGTTACCGCTGGTCGCCGAAACATCCGGCCGAAATATGGGACGTGCATGGCGTGGAGGCGCCGGAAACCCGGGCGCCTCTTCGTCTGCCCCTGGAGGTGCATTTCGCCCTCAAGGAGTTCACGGGCCTGAAGGAGGGGATCGCCGCAGGCATCGAGAGCGAGTTCTACGAACCGCTGCGGCTTGGCGACCGGTTGACGGTGAATGCGCGTATTCTCAGTATCGGCGAAGAGCGCACCAACCGCCTTGGCACTGGGCGGTCCTGGACCGTCGAGGTGCGGTATTCGAACCAGCGCAAGCAGTTGGTAAGCATCGAGCGCTATCGCTTCTTTTCCTACAACAGGATGTGATGATCATGGCAACAAGCTACCACTCCCTGACTGCGGATCGGGTGAAGGTGGGTGACCGATTGCCGGACTTGCGTATTCCGGTGACGGCAACCACCATTGTGCTTGGGGCATCCGCATCGCGCGACTGGCAACCGCAGCACCATGACTTCGCATGGGCCAAGCGGATCGGCACGCGGGATATCTTCCTCAATGCTCCCACCCAGGGCGGTTGGATCAGCCGTTACATCACGGACTGGGCCGGTCCCATCGCGCGGTTGGCGCGCATGGCTTACCGGATGAAGATCTCGATTTGTCCCGGAGATCTGATGGTGCTATGCGGAACGGTGACTAAAGTTGACAAGGACCGGACCGGCTGCGTTTGGATCGACGTGACTGTCGAAGCGCGTGTTGGTGAGACGCTGTGCACCAGTGTGGCGGTCACCGTGTCCCTGCCGGAAGCCATCGGAGCGGAGTCCCCATGGACAAGATCGGCCGACCGTTGGCTGGTCGGCGAATTGCCGCCCGTCACTGAAACGAAGTAGACCGTGAACATGCAGCAGGACATCGTCAGGCTGGAGCGTCAGGGGGCCGTGGCGGTTCTGACGCTCGACCATCCGGAACGGCGGAACGCTCTCAGCCAGGCGATGCGGGAAACGCTGCTGGTACGGCTACGGGCTCTCGGCGATCCGCAGGAGTGCTGTCGGGCCATCGTTCTGACCGGGAGCGGGGGGCATTTCTGCGCCGGCGGCGACCTGTCGGAGATGGAGCCGCGCAGTGCGCTGGAGATCCGCCATCGGATGTCACTGCTGGGGGACATCGTCCGTGTGCTGGTCAGCGGGCCTCGTCCGGTCGTCGCTGCGGTCGAGGGTCATGCGGCCGGGGCGGGTCTGGCACTGGCTTCTGCCACCGACTTTGTCGTCGCCGCGGAAGACGCGCGCTTCAGCACTGCCTTCGTCAAGGTGGCGGTTGTTCCGGATACCGGGATCCTGTGGTCGCTTGCGCAGAAAGTCGGAGCGGGGCGAGCCCGCGAGTTGCTCCTGCAAGCGGGCCAGATCGACGCACGGTGCGCGTTCGAGTTGGGGCTGGTCGGCAAAATGGTGGCGCCGGGTGCGGCCAAGGCGGCGGCTGTCGAGGTGGCGCAGGCGCTCGCTCGGTTTCCGCCGGCCGCCGTCGCCCTGTTGAAGGCAGCTCTTGCCGGTGGATGCGACACCCTGGAGCAGACCTTCGAGACCGAAATCAATCTACAGCCGGTTCTGCGGGCGTCCTCCGACCATCTGGAGGCCGTTAAGGCATTTCTCGAGAAGCGCAAGCCCGCATTCACTGGGCGGTGAGGGGTACTGCCGTGGCCGACCGTATCGACGTTTCCATTGATGATCTCGTGCCGCTGCGCCGTGACGGTGCGGTGTGCGTGCTAACCATGACTTATCCTGAACGGAGGAATGCCTTTTCATCCGCGATGCGGCGGGCTCTGCTGGATCGCTTCGATCACCTGATGCACAATGATCCAGAATGCCGGGCCATTGTGCTGACTGGAGCCGCAGGGTCCTTTTGTGCCGGTGGAGATCTGTCCGAAATGAAGGAGCGGCCGGTCATTTTGGCGCGGCAGGTGTTTGAAGTTCCGCGTGATCTGGTGAGAACCATGGTTTGCGGACCGAAGCCGATTGTGGCCGCCGTCGAGGGTGTGGCATTCGGGGCTGGGCTGTCTCTGGTCTGTGCATGTGACCATGTGGTGGCGGCCACCGACGGCCGATTTTGTGCAGCCTTCCTCAAGGTCGGGCTGTTGCCTGATACTGGCATCCTGTGGACTCTCCCACGCCGGGTTGGTTTCGCCAAGGCCAGGGAACTGATGCTGTTCGCCTCCGAAATCGATGGAATGGCCGCGCAGGAGTTGGGGCTGGCCGACCTAGCGGTCCCTCCGGGCGCTGCCGTTTCCGAGGCGCTTAAAGTCGCTCACGCCTTTGCGGCTTTGCCGGCGGCGGCTGTCGCCTGTCTCAAGAATGCGCTGGGCGAAGCTGGTGATTCGCCGGACGAGGCGATGCGTGTGGAGATCGATCACCGCGCCGCTCTGCATTGTCTGGCTCCTGTATCGGCCAAGGAGAGGTCCTGAGCGATGTTCGGACAGCTATCGCTGCGGCGTGAGGGTGCGGTTGCGATTATTGAGTTCGACTACGGAGATGACGGCCGTGCCCTGTTTGGCCGACTCACAGCGGAGGCCTTGCTGGCCATGATCGGGGTGCTGGACGTCGACCAGGCATGCCGGGCGGTGATCCTGGTCGGGCGTGGCGCCGACTTCTGTCCGGGCGGCGATTGTGGCGAACGCGGACCATCGGATCTGATCGATGCCCGCAACAGGGGGCGTCTGGCTACAGACCTTTTCCGCGCACTGTCGCGGGCATCGAAACCGATCGTCGCGGCTGTCGAAGGACGGGTGGTCGGGGTCGGCCTGTCCTTGGTGGCGCTATGCGATTGGGTCGTCGCGGCCACCGATGCGACGTTCCGGTCCGATGCGATCCAAGCCGGAATGCTGCCGGATCTTGGCCTGCTCTGGAGCCTGTCGCAGCGGGTGGGGATGGCGCGTGCGCGTCAAGCGATGCTGTCGGGGATGGTCATCGGAGGGGAGGAGGGGAGAAGGATAGGCATCGCCACCGAAGTCGCGCCATCTGGTGAGGCGCTTGCGTTGGCGCTGACTGCGGCCTATCGCTATGGCGCGTTGCCGCCCGTCGGGGTGGCTCTGGCCAAGGCAGCTTTGTTCAACGGTACGCGCTCCTTTGATCGGGCCACACGTCTGGAATTGGACCTCGGCCCCTTGGCCCGGCAGAGTGCCGACCATGGGGAAGCTATCGCAGCCTTCTTGGAGAAACGGCCTCCGAGTTTGACCTGAACCGCTCGGGGGTTGTCGGAAGGTCATTGTTCGTGAGTCATGCCGC
Encoded here:
- a CDS encoding DUF2889 domain-containing protein, translating into MVLKTVPFQGCFRRLIDMRSWDSETVVIWLEDDFHHFGLTVVHDGTMVRDVRSVSLRTPWTSCRSAVEPLRALIGQPLVARPSDVGRLIEMRLQCTHLFDLAGLALAHALDGREHRRYHATVEKVGAPDEYRRRAVLRQDEAPVMTWELTGASDIVGPAPYAGHSTDRGFREWSESMELREAERAFVLRRAVFVSGGRTIVYDGSLTAADVEVAAVCHAYQPTQRPLGIRYGTHIVPHDAGPEGMLSQVNTKP
- a CDS encoding enoyl-CoA hydratase/isomerase family protein gives rise to the protein MADRIDVSIDDLVPLRRDGAVCVLTMTYPERRNAFSSAMRRALLDRFDHLMHNDPECRAIVLTGAAGSFCAGGDLSEMKERPVILARQVFEVPRDLVRTMVCGPKPIVAAVEGVAFGAGLSLVCACDHVVAATDGRFCAAFLKVGLLPDTGILWTLPRRVGFAKARELMLFASEIDGMAAQELGLADLAVPPGAAVSEALKVAHAFAALPAAAVACLKNALGEAGDSPDEAMRVEIDHRAALHCLAPVSAKERS
- a CDS encoding FAS1-like dehydratase domain-containing protein; the encoded protein is MTTHPIEYPKTIEGWEGFSIEADSDLVVERGAIDHWLEAVRDANPIYWHDAVASEIAGGIVAPPPMALAFTTSYRWSPKHPAEIWDVHGVEAPETRAPLRLPLEVHFALKEFTGLKEGIAAGIESEFYEPLRLGDRLTVNARILSIGEERTNRLGTGRSWTVEVRYSNQRKQLVSIERYRFFSYNRM
- a CDS encoding enoyl-CoA hydratase/isomerase family protein; translated protein: MQQDIVRLERQGAVAVLTLDHPERRNALSQAMRETLLVRLRALGDPQECCRAIVLTGSGGHFCAGGDLSEMEPRSALEIRHRMSLLGDIVRVLVSGPRPVVAAVEGHAAGAGLALASATDFVVAAEDARFSTAFVKVAVVPDTGILWSLAQKVGAGRARELLLQAGQIDARCAFELGLVGKMVAPGAAKAAAVEVAQALARFPPAAVALLKAALAGGCDTLEQTFETEINLQPVLRASSDHLEAVKAFLEKRKPAFTGR
- a CDS encoding enoyl-CoA hydratase/isomerase family protein, producing MFGQLSLRREGAVAIIEFDYGDDGRALFGRLTAEALLAMIGVLDVDQACRAVILVGRGADFCPGGDCGERGPSDLIDARNRGRLATDLFRALSRASKPIVAAVEGRVVGVGLSLVALCDWVVAATDATFRSDAIQAGMLPDLGLLWSLSQRVGMARARQAMLSGMVIGGEEGRRIGIATEVAPSGEALALALTAAYRYGALPPVGVALAKAALFNGTRSFDRATRLELDLGPLARQSADHGEAIAAFLEKRPPSLT